Proteins co-encoded in one Candidatus Methylomirabilota bacterium genomic window:
- a CDS encoding phosphoglycerate mutase (catalyzes the interconversion of 3-phosphoglycerate and 2-phosphoglycerate; this enzyme does not require the cofactor 2,3-bisphosphoglycerate as a phosphate donor; BPG-independent PGAM; aPGAM) has product LAPDVLVVTGDHATPSVLAAHGWQPVPVLVWSRWCGADPVTRFTERACAAGSLGVFPSHHLMPLVMANALRLTKFGA; this is encoded by the coding sequence GCTCGCGCCCGACGTGCTCGTGGTCACGGGCGACCACGCGACCCCCTCGGTGCTCGCCGCCCACGGCTGGCAGCCCGTGCCGGTCCTCGTCTGGAGCCGCTGGTGCGGCGCCGACCCGGTCACCCGGTTCACCGAGCGGGCGTGCGCGGCGGGCTCGCTCGGCGTCTTTCCCTCGCACCACCTGATGCCGCTCGTCATGGCCAACGCCCTGCGGCTGACGAAGTTCGGGGCCTGA